AAGTTCATCGTGTTCGGATACATTCAGAGGGCCATCGGCATTCTCTGAGCCAGAAACTAAAGTTGTGAGGGATCAATTGTTGAAATTGAAGGGACGTGCTAAATTCTATTTGACTATTCATTCTTATggaaattatttgttgtatccATGGGGTTGGACTTCGTAAGTTACTTTCATTGTCATCCATCAAACCTTTGATTCTAATAACCTTTCCTTTTTTGTATAGATCTCTTCCATCAAATGTTAATCAAATCGATGAAGTAGCCAAAGCTGGAGCTAATGCTATTAAATCAGCAACTGGTACTAAATACACTGTTGGATCTTCGACAAATGTTTTATATGCTGCTGCTGGTGGTAGTGATGATTGGGCTTTAGGTGTTGCTGGTATTCCAATTTCCATTACAATGGAATTGCCAGCTGGTGGTTCAGGTTTTGATCCCTCGCCAAAACAAATTCAACCATTTGTTTCGGAAACATGGATTGGTATTAAGGCTATGGCTAAGAAGGTTATTTCCAAGTTTTGAATTTAgtttgttacaaatttttttgttgattaaaaGGCTTTGTTTTGCTTGACttgaatatttacaaaaatatatttactttatttatgttgaagttttgttttttacttgttAGATTGAAAAACaagtttcaaaacatttttcaagATTTTACCACTACTAGTATTCAAAAGTAGCTAAATAGTTTCAATCTGTAAGCAGTTTAATTCAAATGATTCGTGTAGATAAGGTATCTAAATAAGCTTatcgcacaaaaaaaaaaaaactttgcaaaaaCTAGTAGGTACACTACCAgtcttattataaaaattataaatgtatcTTAAAGCTTAATACCActacaacagaattttggatGAACCATACTTTTAGGAGCTATAGTTTTAACGGAAAGAAAAAACTGTTGAATTTAAGTCGAAAAAGGAAGGTAATTCAAATGATAGTCAAAGTTTAggttgtcaacttttgggtttttgaagtgaaaacttctttagtatcgtagtgatttgaaacaagatgaaatgTTTTCGTGGTttcgacacgacttcaacttgttataacttttttgttttaatagatagatgaatgaaatttgtactgtagataggtaattaaatttcaataaatgtcatattcaaaattcagagataacggtaaaaagatgttcttttccaacacacgttatatcttttgatctagtgcacatacaaatttgatttaactttaatacgcatgctgataacataacctttgatatatcacacataacgttacgtgctctacaagttacacaatcttaaatttttgcaagaaaaatgattttttaaggttccACTTCTACCACATGTGAATTGCacacgtgattttttttttttttaactgcatttttgttatggtttaatttttttaattggcgAAAATGCTTAAACAATGATATAGCATTGAACTAAAGagtaaatgagtgaaaactagtatatttctactaacatttttgtattcaaatatttcgttagttaaattttgttttacaattttataaaaaattatatttaaattatatttttattatactgCATAGGGCCatgcattaaaaaatagctAATACTAGCAATAGGAAATTGATCAGTAGGTATAAACTAGgtttgatatgcacaaaatgtgtatgaaaaagttcatactttacatttttttcaaataaaagcatttattttatttatgcataTTAACCAAAGTCTATTATTGATAACTCAAAGAATAACAAAATTGAGTTCAGGCGGAGCGGAGGCCCAAAAACttcaagaaaaaaactaatgcaattttctaaatttttaagaacTAAGCCTAGAACGCAGATCGAGCGGAATTTTAGCTCTcatatacaaattatcgaaaaatcagcaaaattttttcgataatttgtatgagagctaaaatttagctcgatcagaaaaaattttcgaaaaaaaaataagaacagatgaaaaatgagaaaaagtgTAAGTAATTTATCAATAATGATACGTACACGTAATAATAGTCCAGTTAGAATAGACGAACAATTgtcaaagaaaggaaaaaatttttaacaggctgatttttggtattcaGCTTTATGTTATGGTGGTTTACAAATAtgtgaaaagtcctgaagtttcctctttccgctagtcccattataaggggtcaaaggtcacaacattttttattttaaaaacgcagtaggttttaaacaaaaatcatgttctacaaaattgtagctgaggttattttacaaaaaattgtaatatacaaaaatgtttaatataaaaaaatttgataaaaataacaaatatacaAATATCAAGAAAAACATAATGCGAGTTTGAAGCGATATAATTTCTAAACGGTGAGTGGTACCAGatagttttgtttgaaaattttttgtaaaccatgctgtataccaaaaatcagcctgttacaaatttttttccttgaaaaaatctatttttcctgGGCTAATAAATGAATACATAATTTTGCCCATACCAAATTAAGATAGTGGAGGTATAACTAAAATGTGTCTACGCAGTTATTATAAGGTGTTAATCAAAGTTATCTTTTAATTATTCaatattcattatttttgtttttatatcagATTGATgttctgcagaaaaaaaaaaatcggataaGTGGGCTGAAAAAtggtttgaaataaaaatagaattatttttgCGATTATCTTAGTGTCGTTTGAAAACAATTATTGCTAATCGATCCTGATATCAAAAAAACTTGTcatggaaaaaatttaaagattcaCTTATTCAAATAATTAATTTGTCTTTTATTCTTATAATATGCAACTAGCTACATagatattaaatattattttaattaaccCTAAAGAGATAATCAGGAAATAGTAATGTGATTTGATTAGGTACTTTAAATTGTAGGGGTAATGCGGGAGATTTGAGCcacttttttggttaaattgttcataaaaactTCCCAATTTATCTCAGCCAAATGTTGGATTCATCTTCCACACAGGTGTTTTGTGCggtagttttgaagtttttcaataTAAGAATATGTAGTTTGAAGTGCatataccgttatgtgtgatatgaAAGGTAAATTTGTCAACAtgcgaaataaagttaaatcaaatttctatatgTGCTTCAGGTAAAAGTTATCGCGTGTCAAAAAAAGATTATCCTTTTACTGCTATCTCCGAATTATGTATACGaagtggtttaaaatttaatacaaatgtatccctgtctattatctatctgaTATAGGTATAAATTTTATGTATCTACTATcttgcaaaataaataaaatgcacgactggggtcgcacgtacttgcgctcttgcagttcaaagcacttttatgttagtctacttgtagattttaaaagctggcactaaattaaaacaaaattgatatttggggaagagccgacatttagggcaaaattttgttaaataaaaaacaatttttttttgttatttgacttttttgagaaaaaataaaaatgcagttttattgccactgctttaaatattacgtatacaaagtttaatcaaaatcgttagagccgttttcgagaaattcgtaatatcgtatttttttgtatgggaggtatacctacgttctaaacgagatataaaaaaacaaaaaaaaaaaccaactttcagaattccataaaaatcatctgtaccaaatttgaagaaaatccatccacccgtttaggctgtggaaatgtgtacagatggacgcacagacgcacggacggaattgcgggacccactttttcggaattctccatcatcgtaatgttggttttgattaaaaccaacaacgacacgaaaccaatacttgccctatagagcaagtaaaaatcaaaataaattatttaatttatgaaaaaaaagttgataaaccaaaaacaattgataAATTTACTATTCAAAgattataaatttaattcaattgtcaataaaaaagaaaccacTTATAAAAgtagctttatttatttatctcaaGTACCTACCTAAACAAAAGTATTGTACAAATCACAACTAAAAAAAAGCTTCTTATCATTTAAAGTCTTCTAACTTTCTACTCATAGCTGGATTATTGTTATCAATTTTTGTCTCAACTTCCACTTTCAATGCACAGAGGCTACATCTATATAAATGGAAAAGTTAAACAGCGAGAAACCATTAGTTGAAAGAATCACTTTTAACAAAGAGGATAACAATGGATGCTAAGGTGTTCTTAGGGCTATTAGCCTGCTGTTGCTTGACTTTCGTCAGTGCAGAGTTAGAAGGGtaagtttttatatattttcttgtACGACAAAAATTTAGTGAAATGATCAGGAAATGACTTCGTTTCGATAAAATTACGATAACATAATTAACTTAGAACACCCTAAATGACCTAGTCAATgtgaataaaattgaataaattgtcAAACTCATTAAATTTTCGAACAACTTTTGGTAGGTAATGAGCCTAAAAAAAGCTCAGAAAAATTCTTAGAATTATTAGCTTTCAAGCTATTTTAAAGTTAAGACCTTAAACATTTTGTATACCTAATGCGACTATTTTTGTCTAACCTTTAACCAACTTTTCTATCTGCCAGTTACAAGATCTATGACGTCACACCTTCCAATACCTTCGAACAACAAGTTCTTGAACATTTGGCCAACAATGAAGACTACGATTTCTTCCACCGACCAAGGACCTTAAATGTATCGTCCCGTGTAATGATTGCCCCCAGAGATCAAGATGATTTCGAAAGCATTCTAAACAAATTCTCTCTGGAATTCAATGTCGTCAACGAAGATGTGTCGAAATCTATCCATCTTGAGCGTTCTCAAAATATGTTGTTCCGATCTATGACTCGTGGTATCTCATTCAGTAGTTTCCAAAGATTCGACCAAATCAATGCTTACCTCGATGAATTGGCAGCTAAATACCCCTTTACTGTAAGGGTTAACAATGTTACCAAGTCTTATCAAGGCAGACAAATCAAGACCATCACAATTAGCAATGGTAACAAGAACCCTAGAAAGAATGTTATCTGGGTTGATGGTGGTATTCATGCTCGTGAATGGATTGCTCCAGCTGCAGCTTTGTATGTTATCAATCAACTTGTTGAGAATTATGCAAAAAATAAGGATCTATTGGCAAAGTATGATTGGGTTATTTTGCCAGTGGTTAATCCTGATGGTTATGAATATACTCACACCAAGTCACGAATGTGGAGAAAGACCAGGAAGCCAAGCGGATCATGTGCCGGTACTGATGCTAATAGGAATTTCGACTTCCATTGGGGTGAGGTAGGTGCTTCAAATTCATCGTGCGCTGATACATTCAGGGGGCCATCGGCATTCTCTGAGCCAGAAACTAAAGTTGTGAGGGATCAATTGTTGAAATTGAAGGGACGTGCTAAATTCTATTTGACCCTTCATTCTTATGGAAACTATTTGTTGTATCCATGGGGTTGGACTTCGtaagtttttctatttcttATCCGCATCAAAAGTCTTTGGTTCTATAATCTTCTCTTTTTTGATAGATCTCTTCCATCAAATGTTAACCAAATTGATGAAATAGCAAAGGCTGGAGCTAATGCTATTAAATCAGCAACTGGTACTAAATACACTGTTGGATCTTCGACAAATGTTTTATATGCTGCTGCTGGTGGTAGTGATGATTGGGCTTTAGGTGTTGCTGGTATTCCAATTTCCATTACAATGGAATTGCCAGCTGGTGGTTCAGGTTTTGATCCATCACCAAAACAAATTCAACCATTTGTATCAGAAACATGGATTGGTATTAAGGCTATGGCTAAGAAGGTTATTTCCATGTTTTGAATTTAGTTTGTTACAATTTATTGTTGATTAAAAAAGGCTTTGTTTTGCATGACTTgaatatttacaaaatatatatttacttTATTTATGTTAAAGTTGTGTGTTTCCCTTCCACGAttgaataatataataataatatccaCAATAATAATATTGAATAACTAAGAATTTCGAGAGAAAAAAGTGTTTGATGACTCTATCATTATTATGCAAAGTAGTAAAGATaagtcaaatgcaaaattaACTCGAGAACTGaggaaagaattttgttttagctGTTTGACTCGAGTCTACAGAAAATCTTATCTCATTGGTGTGGCaagaatttcaaaaacgatGACATATAGACTATAAGCAGAAAGCGAACAGGCTAATAGTTTTAATATACAAATTTCAATGTTTACCAAAAGCTTAATACCATCAAATCGGTGCTTGGAAAAAACTACTTATACTTTTAGGAGCTGCAGTTAGTACattgaaatatgtatgtatgttacttaaaaaaaaactcacaaaatgTCGAATTCAGTGAAAAAAGTGTACTCTTCAGgggcttcccgatttttatatATCCCTACCTTGGAAAATACCCTATATTAAAAATCAGAAAGGAATTACCTTGAAAAATGCATTCCTTCAATGCTCTTCTTATAAAAATGCCGTACCTTTAATAATTCCCTGCCttaaaaatgccctaccttaaaaCATTCCCTAGTTATGAAAATGTCCTACTTTCAAAAATGCTCTAGCTTTTAAAATCCCCtaacttcaaaaaggttgcccttataaaaatgccctaccttcaaaaaagctttagttttaaaaatgccCAAATTATGAAGATTCCGTAGCTCCAGCTTTAAAGATTTCCTGCCTCAAAAatgcataatttaaaaaaatattctatttacGAAAACGTTCTACCTTTAAAAAATGCCCTGCTTTTGctcttcttttaaaaatatcctacTTATAAAATAAGCGTtatatttctcttttttgatattatagtacgccaaacaactgaagatatctcagatatcaaaaaaatatcggaaaaatttaaacagttttgacAGAAGACAAAGTTTTTTAAAGGAACCGGTACATTAGAGCATAACCTCAAACagttaaaaacgtttttttttttttgcattttccaaaCGTAAAAAGTATCTAAATATTTTGACTTcggccccaggaaataaggccgcaataaaataaaatgcacgactggctcgcacgaacttgctcttagagttcaagttgcttaaatttttaagactttttatatagaaatttgggaaatgtaggtacgtTATATGTAGgatgtaggtacaaaaaaaagaaaacaaaagctgaaatcaaattgccctccaaaacaagtatgcagttttgattgatatataaagatgcatttatagaaatgaaattttcaaaatctttagagccgttttttaaaaaaaaactaatttctataaatatttttttggaaaaatagttttaaaataaaagtggtatgccattttgtagaaatcactaaccaacatctaaaaacaaaatttcaaaaaaaatttgattaaaaaaaaaaaaaaaatttctaaatttttttaaaaatccaaaaattatttttttttcgaaattttatttttgacttaaatatattaaaattatattaatgcttcttcacaacaagtttcgttgaaatcgaataagccgtttcggagaatatcggatttgaaaaaaacggttctgtggcaggtaccgttaataatgatttccaaaaaaaaatgttcgttaCAAGACAtaccttgttttaaaacttgcatttgaattttttaaacaaaatcgttcgAGCTTTACTTACattggtatatgacaagtaggtacctacctaccgttatttttggtccaaaaaaatgaattccaatAACCGTTCTGAAGAGTCTCCAAAAATActaagtttgaagtcaatccgTCCATAGAcggacggacagacggactttcggaacccacttttttggcattcctTACCATCGCAATATCGCAAGTAtgcttaaactttatttttattgtctttaattgaaatattttgcaaataaatattttacctTAAACCTTACATCATAATTTAAAACTTCGAAATAACCTTTTGAATCATAGCCTTGATACCGATCCATGTTTCAGAAACAATTGGTAGAATATGCTGTGGAAAAGGATCAAATCCAGTTGAACCAGCACCAGGTAATTCCATTGTAATGCAAATAGGAATGCCAGCAACACCATAGGCCCAATCATCAACACCACCAGCAGCCGCATAGAAGACTTTTGAAGGCTGTCCAACAGTGTATCTAGTTCCAGTAGCCGCTTGAATAGCATAAGCTCCAGCGTTAGCGACTTCAGCGAGACTAGCAGCATTTGGTGAAGGTGCTCTAAGATAAAGAAAATGATTTATCAATTCGATTTGAtgagaagatataaaaaaacttacGTTGTCCAAGCCCATGGATACAATATGTAATTACCAAAAGCATGAATGGCCAGATAAAATTTTGCACGTCCCTTCAATTTTAACAATTGATCCCTTACAATTTGAGTTTCTGGTTCAGAGAACGCTTTTTGTCCTTTAAATGTTTCGTCGCATGCTGAGTTAGAAACACCAACTTCACCCCAGTGGAAgtcaaaatttctatttccatcGGTACCAGGACATCCGAAAGCCGTTGGCCTCCTAGTTTTTCTCCACATACGTTCCCTGGTGTGAGTGTATTCATATCCATCAGGATTAACAACTGGCAGAATAACAAAATCATATCTAGTCAAAATGTCTTTATTCACTTGGAAGTTCTCAGCAAGTTGCTGAATGACATAAAGTACAGCAGCTGGAGCAATCCATTCGCGAGCATGAATACCACCATCAATCCAAATCACATTTTTATTAGGTCTCCTATCGCCATTGCTAATTGTAATTGTCTTCAACTGTCTGCCTTCATAAGACTTGCCAACGTTTTCAACCTTCACACGATCGGGATATCGAACTGCTAATTCATCGAGGTAAGCATTGATTTGGTCGAATCTTTGAAAGTTGGTGAAAGATATTCCACGAGATAGAGATCGGACTTTTCCATTTTGGATACGTTCACGATTTATGGATTTCGAGACATCATCGTTGAAAATTGTGAAATTGACAGCCAACTTTGTTAGAGTACTTTCGATATCATTTTGATCCTTTGGGCCGACCATAACACGAGAGGAGACATTTAAGGCTCTTGGACGATGTAAGAAATCGTAACCTTTGATTCTGTCCATATCCTCAAGGATATGCTGTTCGAAGGCATTGCAAGGAGTGATATCGTAGATTTTGTAACTAAAAGGttaaattaacaataaaaaagtgTTATTTTAACTTTTAGGCCCTGTTTAAAGAACTAACCCTTCTAAATCTGCATTGACGAAAGTCAAGCAACAGCAGGCGAGTAAACCTAAGAAAATTTGAATACCCATGACTATGATCGTAGTCGAACGATATCACTTCAACTAGTGATTTCTATGTCAAAATTCTTCCATTTATATGTACTTATACTTTCTAACTGTAGACCAATTTGTCAATATTTTATCCACGAGTTGATTTATAGACGCCACATGCGATTTATAAATCTTTtattaaatgtttgttttagGTTCATATGCATAATTTAACTGTGCAAAGTctgttaatattgatttttaattttggttttagttaaTTTTCTGCTTAGCTTTGTCTACCATTAAGCTTTATTCAGTTGCACGATATatgtttcacatttttttttttttggattttcccAGATAAAAAAAGCTGTTTCTAtcttgcagatttttagatttCCAAATAAAGGAAGAAAGAATGCATGACTTGGTCTCACGTAATTGTACAAAATGTTTAAAGTGTCAAACATCTTGACAAAAGAGTAACTTCAATTTAATGttattatttagtttatatgaattgttaaaatatttaaacatttatttgtttttaattacgaaaaaaaaattaacatactttaaaaaataaaaaaaattgcaacaatttaaaattgaattggaaCGCTATTTGAAGAATAACTAATCCACATTccacacatgaaaaaaaaattagtaagaacatttttgaaaaatttgattcTATTAACAAGAAAATATGAAacttaaaaaactatcgaaaaaaatacaaaatttaaatagaaaagcTACTCAAGCTCTTCTAAAAAATTCCCGTTGAAATCGGTTTAGAAGTAAAAGAGCCAGCAAGAAAATTGTATGGCAGACATTTAAAATAATGGTTCTTGTATAATAAGTatccacaaaatacaaatatgtaCGCACTTTTACTTGTAtttatctcaaaaatggctaaagcgcagaaaaataatttgaacCATTATAAACTGTACTTTGAAATATactctttttacttgctctatagggcaagtattggtttcgtgtcgaaaaaaaaatttgaggttttaatcaaaaccaacattacgatgatggagaattccaaaaagtgGATCTCGCaaatccgtccgtgcgtctgtgcgtctgtgcgtctgtgcgtctgtgcgtctgtgcgtccatctgtacacatttccacagccttaacgcgtggatggattttcttcaaatttggtacagatgatttttatggaattctgaaagttggttttttttttgttttttttttttatctcgtttagaacgtatacctcccatacaaaaaaatacgatattgcgaatttctcgaaaacggctctaacgattttgattaaactttgtatacgtaatatttaaagcaatggcaataaaattgcattttttttttctcaaaaaagtcaaatacaaaaaaaaatttttatatgaaaaaaatttagtctaaatgtcggctctttcccaacctcaacaaaatttctttaaaatttattttagaggcagctcgtaaaatctacaagtaaacaaacataaaagtgctttgaactgcaagagcaagtacgtgcgaccccagtcgtgcattttttttttactttgtcgttcgtaaaaaaaatcatgaaattattttttggataattttttttttttttttttgaaaaataattttctgaaaTGGGTTCCGTtgaatttttaactttatatttagttcattaatatttatgtattttttaaatggctaaTTTGTTATGCCTTTGAAAATTATTgtagattttttcttaaaaaaaaaatagctctaATTGTTTTATTCTCCAAAgaacaaattcaaaattgtttcttaatttcttacaaaaatgtattctcttTTTACATATCTTttacatttaagaaaaatttaaatattatgatcaagctaataaaaaaattaaggtagGTACTGATTTAAAGTTACGAATCTACGAAGCttaaaaattcttgtttttcaataaaaagtgAAACGTTTGATTCAAAtgtcttgcaaaaaaaaagataaaagagcatttaaatctatgaaaatattaaacttttaacaagaacaatttttatataataagaGTACCAGTAGAGAAAAAAACTGGgaaagattataatattttataagaactaAAAAACGCGATCCCTTAGTATTAATCATGACTTCAATCGAATATATAAAAACAAGGTTCAttggtaaaattgaaacaatattttaacTATGTTAATATGAGTGCtcgatatttttaattcaatgttTCCAATTTCCGAAAACCATGAAAATCCGTTTTTCCTtccaatttcaaatttattttaacccatttccggctaacgttgcgttttcgcaacgtcatatttgaagacttctggaacataactgattatatttttaaataaactaaaagatTATTTGGAAAGATAGTCAAATTATCTAATCgacctgtttttggattttttgtaaaaaagttttttcgatCTTTTTTGGGGCTATGAAAATtcgagtttttcaaaattttgaggtaaaatttttgaacttttgaaaaatatagtcaaaattataatttttctaaatagtcTCAACTACAGGTAAATAAGGGTTCAAATTATGTTCTAAAATAGTGctgaagtaatttatttgagttGCTTGCTTGTCAGGTAAGATGACAGCattacgttgcgttttcgcaacgttagccgaagggggatatcaaaatttttgaaataattttttttttacatgcagtatgaatacattttatttgagtatttttatgaagaaatgaaTCAAATAAAGATACACTGGGTAATGAaagattgttgaaaataaaataacaaaatttgtaaaaagttatacattttggtaattttatgctTTCAAAGAATGTGATTTTGTGCCGTATTCATCGAAGTATTTTTGATGAATCGGGATATAACATTTCTTGGAGGAAAAGCAGTTTGGCTAGAACACTTACAACGTCGCAATGGAGCACTTCATTGGGATTTCCTTCCGTTTGGATATCTGGTTCATTGTTTGTTTCTGATCGCAACAGGGAATCTACAACAAATATtctaaattttagttttggcATTGGTGTTTTCTTACCAAACTTTTTGCAAATGACAtatattttcaatacttttagGAACGCTTCATCCAGCGCATTTGATAGTCAAATATAATTGATCAGTTCGAATCCGATAATTTGCTCGTAGCGTTATCATATAAATCAATTCCATCCATCGTTATGATGTTTTCACGAATTGAATTTGGCATTGGAATGTTGACAAGTTTTCCCTTTATTCGATCAAACCGTTTTGCCTGATATAGTCGTGAGTCCATCAAATAATTTGATGAGACTGTTACAATTGTTGTTCCAGCGAACAGGTGCAATTTCATTTTAGTTATCGAATGAAAAATCAATGAAACCATGACTTTTTCTCATTTGTTTGAGTTCGGTCAGCTCTGATTTACCACTTCTATTCTCACGAACTATGAATGTAAATACAACACAAGAGTTGGTTTTTTGCTCTGCATTGAGAATAAATCAAATTACCTGTAAGAAGACGGtattctagtttttgagacttaaaaaaaattgccgaTTGTTGGCGGGTGTTGATTtggtttatcgatttttgaaagGAATCAATTCAGAGAAGTTATCACTAAGTTGCACTACGataagaattgaatgaagtagtcacttttatca
This DNA window, taken from Episyrphus balteatus chromosome 2, idEpiBalt1.1, whole genome shotgun sequence, encodes the following:
- the LOC129908538 gene encoding carboxypeptidase B-like, whose product is MDAKVFLGLLACCCLTFVSAELEGYKIYDVTPSNTFEQQVLEHLANNEDYDFFHRPRTLNVSSRVMIAPRDQDDFESILNKFSLEFNVVNEDVSKSIHLERSQNMLFRSMTRGISFSSFQRFDQINAYLDELAAKYPFTVRVNNVTKSYQGRQIKTITISNGNKNPRKNVIWVDGGIHAREWIAPAAALYVINQLVENYAKNKDLLAKYDWVILPVVNPDGYEYTHTKSRMWRKTRKPSGSCAGTDANRNFDFHWGEVGASNSSCADTFRGPSAFSEPETKVVRDQLLKLKGRAKFYLTLHSYGNYLLYPWGWTSSLPSNVNQIDEIAKAGANAIKSATGTKYTVGSSTNVLYAAAGGSDDWALGVAGIPISITMELPAGGSGFDPSPKQIQPFVSETWIGIKAMAKKVISMF
- the LOC129908353 gene encoding carboxypeptidase B-like, whose product is MGIQIFLGLLACCCLTFVNADLEGYKIYDITPCNAFEQHILEDMDRIKGYDFLHRPRALNVSSRVMVGPKDQNDIESTLTKLAVNFTIFNDDVSKSINRERIQNGKVRSLSRGISFTNFQRFDQINAYLDELAVRYPDRVKVENVGKSYEGRQLKTITISNGDRRPNKNVIWIDGGIHAREWIAPAAVLYVIQQLAENFQVNKDILTRYDFVILPVVNPDGYEYTHTRERMWRKTRRPTAFGCPGTDGNRNFDFHWGEVGVSNSACDETFKGQKAFSEPETQIVRDQLLKLKGRAKFYLAIHAFGNYILYPWAWTTAPSPNAASLAEVANAGAYAIQAATGTRYTVGQPSKVFYAAAGGVDDWAYGVAGIPICITMELPGAGSTGFDPFPQHILPIVSETWIGIKAMIQKVISKF